One genomic segment of Amycolatopsis sp. Hca4 includes these proteins:
- a CDS encoding type I polyketide synthase — translation MSGERIAIVGIGLRYPDARSLDELWENVLAGRRAFRRLPDERMNRADYYSPDPAAPDRFYAQKAAVLRDFEFDRVAYKVAGSTFRATDTTHWLALDVAAQALADAGFPEGEGVPREATGVVIGNSLTGEFSRANIMRLRWPYVRRTVAAALSERGWGDEETAAFLRDLEVQYKEPFPEINEDTLAGGLANTIAGRVCNYFDFAGGGYTVDGACSSSLLSVVSAANSLAQGDLDVAIAGGVDLSIDPFEVIGFAKTGALAKREMKVYDADSNGFWPGEGSGMLVLMRESDAIEQGKRIYASIGGWGVSSDGKGGITRPEAAGHRLALRRAYDRAGYGVETVSYFEGHGTGTALGDATEIEALSTARHDADPLAGPAALSTIKGNIGHTKAAAGVAGLIKATLAVYHQVIPPATGHFDPHEKLTGETARMYVPLEAQLWPADAPVRAGVSAMGFGGINSHVTVTEAPNAPRKTKLDERTKALVSGRQDAELLLLDADDVEGLRARVTGLLEIVPKLSMAELTDLAAQLAGELANRPARAAVVATGPEEAERKLTRLLELLATDGSVFSATDGIFAGHRVTEPRIGFLFPGQGSGRAVDGVLRRRFTAADDVFRAAGLPTGADHVATEVAQPRIVAGSLAALRVLRSLGIEAQTAAGHSLGELTALHWGGALDERAVLQLAKVRGKVMAETTAGDGAMAGIAASPSRAEELGLGSDVVIAGYNAPEQTVISGPATAVDRVIARAHAAGVTATRLKVSHAFHSPLVEPAATAMTAPLARIPFARLEHAVVSTVTGDVLHAAENLPELLREQIVLPVRFREAAAKVAERSDLVIEVGPGRVLSGLFEEIAPGTPVLAVDTDSTTLSAVLRVAGAAFAAGAQLTTGPLFEGRAVRSLPEDGVFSFLASPCEAAPEIDSELAAELAAEKEQVAAEAAVEVGGGANATLDLLRKLAAERVELPLETVTADTHPLDDLHLSSITVGQLVNDVTRALGRPALEGMPNFATVCLGELAEMIDELAQTAKPADTGGGEVPGAGPWVRPFAVEYVPAPRPAADLTPGLGQSRWEVFSTPGHPLAEPLRAALARAGAGDGVLLCLPADCDASHTGLFLEAGRAVMAAPNGTRFVVVQHGLGASGLAKTLRLEDPSARTTIVDLADPTPADPAAITEAVRLVVAEVAATTDFAEARYGADGGRTVPRLVAVAPAPAGPAPESLEAGDVLLVTGGGKGITAESALALAKDSGAKLALLGRSDPADDTELAENLGRMTAAGIDYRYERADVTSATQVADAIARMQAQLGPVTAVLHGAGRNEPAALFSLTEDAFRKTLAPKIGGLNAVLDAVDKSKLKLLVTFGSIIGRAGLRGEAHYATANDWMTELTLRFGREYPQARAVALEWSVWSGTGMGEKLGVVSALKRDGITPIPTEDGIAILKQALADPAVPPVLVVCGRTGGLATLPIQRKELPLTRFVDRAVVHYPGVELITEADLSAGSDPYLADHLLDGQLLFPAVLGMEAMTQVAAATLDRAGAPVLSDVEFLRPIIVSPGGSTTIRLAAVARDADTVDVVLRSDETGFSADHFKATLNFARPAEIGPKQARGTDVPSVPVEPLSELYGTVLFQGKRFQRVIGYRRASARHAVAEIATTADHDWFAPFLPQQRLLADPGTRDAMMHAIQCCVPDATLLPQGIEKLHLAEPGAQHPEYVLLDAKERLQDGDSYVYDLDVRNPDGELVERWEGLMLRAVRKTDGAGPWVPSMLGSYLERACERLLGGTRSVVLEPDPAGAEGGIAVRRAQTALAASRAFDRPVEIRYRPDGKPEIDGGTITASHSSRLTLVVAGTGQVTCDVETVLERTEEDWSGLLGEELLSVGRLLAADAGEPVAVANTRVWSALECVRKTGAMTESLTVRRVEADGWALLACGPARIATWSTTVNDRAEPVVFAVLQAEEN, via the coding sequence ATGAGCGGTGAGCGGATAGCGATCGTCGGGATCGGACTGCGGTATCCGGACGCCCGTTCGCTGGACGAGCTCTGGGAGAACGTGCTGGCTGGCCGCCGCGCGTTCCGACGGCTGCCCGACGAACGGATGAACCGGGCGGACTACTACTCCCCGGATCCGGCGGCACCGGACCGGTTCTACGCGCAGAAGGCCGCGGTGCTCCGCGACTTCGAGTTCGACCGGGTCGCGTACAAGGTCGCCGGCAGCACGTTCCGGGCCACGGACACCACGCACTGGCTGGCGCTGGACGTCGCCGCCCAGGCACTGGCGGACGCCGGGTTCCCGGAGGGCGAAGGCGTGCCGAGGGAGGCCACCGGTGTCGTCATCGGCAACAGCCTGACCGGCGAGTTCTCCCGGGCGAACATCATGCGGCTGCGCTGGCCGTACGTGCGCCGGACCGTCGCCGCGGCGCTGTCGGAGCGGGGCTGGGGCGACGAGGAGACCGCGGCCTTCCTGCGGGACCTCGAGGTCCAGTACAAGGAGCCCTTCCCGGAGATCAACGAGGACACCCTGGCCGGCGGCCTGGCGAACACCATCGCCGGGCGCGTCTGCAACTACTTCGACTTCGCCGGCGGCGGCTACACCGTCGACGGCGCGTGCTCGTCCTCGCTGCTTTCGGTGGTGAGCGCGGCCAACTCGCTGGCACAGGGCGACCTCGACGTCGCCATCGCCGGCGGCGTCGACCTCTCGATCGACCCGTTCGAGGTGATCGGCTTCGCCAAGACCGGCGCGCTCGCCAAGCGGGAGATGAAGGTCTACGACGCCGACTCGAACGGCTTCTGGCCGGGCGAAGGCTCCGGCATGCTCGTCCTGATGCGCGAGAGCGACGCGATCGAGCAGGGCAAGCGCATCTACGCTTCGATCGGTGGCTGGGGCGTCTCCTCGGACGGCAAGGGCGGCATCACCCGGCCCGAGGCGGCCGGGCACCGGCTGGCCCTGCGGCGCGCCTACGACCGGGCCGGCTACGGCGTCGAGACCGTGTCCTACTTCGAGGGCCACGGCACGGGCACCGCGCTCGGCGACGCCACCGAGATCGAGGCGCTCTCCACCGCCCGCCACGACGCCGACCCCCTGGCCGGCCCGGCCGCGCTGTCGACGATCAAGGGCAACATCGGGCACACCAAGGCCGCGGCGGGCGTCGCCGGGTTGATCAAGGCGACGCTCGCCGTGTACCACCAGGTGATCCCGCCCGCGACCGGGCACTTCGACCCGCACGAGAAGCTCACCGGCGAAACCGCGCGGATGTACGTGCCGCTCGAGGCGCAGCTGTGGCCGGCCGACGCGCCGGTCCGCGCCGGTGTCTCGGCCATGGGCTTCGGCGGGATCAACTCGCACGTCACCGTCACCGAGGCGCCCAACGCGCCCCGCAAGACCAAGCTCGACGAGCGCACCAAGGCCCTCGTCTCCGGCCGGCAGGACGCCGAGCTGCTGCTGCTCGACGCCGACGACGTCGAGGGGCTGCGTGCCCGCGTCACCGGCCTGCTGGAGATCGTGCCGAAGCTGTCGATGGCCGAGCTCACCGACCTCGCCGCGCAGCTGGCGGGCGAGCTCGCCAACCGGCCCGCCCGCGCCGCGGTCGTCGCGACCGGGCCGGAGGAGGCCGAGCGCAAGCTGACCCGTCTGCTCGAGCTGCTGGCCACCGACGGATCGGTGTTCTCGGCCACCGACGGCATCTTCGCCGGCCACCGCGTCACCGAACCGCGCATCGGCTTCCTGTTCCCCGGCCAGGGATCCGGGCGGGCCGTCGACGGTGTGCTGCGCCGCCGGTTCACCGCCGCCGACGACGTCTTCCGCGCCGCGGGCCTGCCCACCGGTGCCGACCACGTCGCCACCGAGGTCGCCCAGCCGCGGATCGTCGCCGGCTCGCTGGCCGCCCTGCGGGTGCTCCGCTCGCTCGGCATCGAGGCGCAGACCGCGGCCGGGCACAGCCTCGGCGAGCTGACCGCGCTGCACTGGGGCGGTGCCCTGGACGAGCGCGCGGTGCTGCAGCTGGCCAAGGTCCGCGGCAAGGTGATGGCCGAGACCACCGCCGGCGACGGCGCCATGGCGGGCATCGCCGCGTCGCCGAGCCGCGCGGAGGAGCTCGGCCTCGGTTCCGACGTCGTCATCGCGGGCTACAACGCTCCCGAGCAGACGGTGATCTCGGGCCCGGCCACCGCCGTCGACCGGGTGATCGCCCGCGCCCACGCCGCCGGCGTCACCGCGACCCGGCTCAAGGTGTCGCACGCGTTCCACTCGCCGCTGGTCGAGCCGGCCGCGACGGCGATGACGGCGCCACTGGCCCGGATCCCGTTCGCCCGCCTCGAGCACGCCGTCGTCTCGACCGTCACCGGTGACGTCCTGCACGCCGCGGAGAACCTGCCCGAACTGCTGCGCGAGCAGATCGTGCTCCCGGTCCGCTTCCGCGAGGCCGCCGCCAAGGTGGCCGAGCGCAGCGACCTGGTGATCGAGGTCGGCCCCGGCCGCGTGCTCTCGGGCCTGTTCGAGGAGATCGCGCCGGGCACGCCGGTGCTGGCCGTGGACACCGACAGCACCACGCTCAGCGCGGTCCTGCGGGTCGCCGGTGCGGCCTTCGCCGCCGGTGCCCAGCTGACGACCGGCCCGCTGTTCGAGGGCCGCGCGGTCCGCTCGCTGCCCGAGGACGGCGTGTTCTCCTTCCTCGCCAGCCCGTGCGAGGCGGCGCCCGAGATCGACAGCGAGCTGGCCGCGGAGCTGGCGGCCGAGAAGGAGCAGGTCGCCGCGGAAGCCGCGGTCGAGGTCGGCGGGGGTGCCAACGCGACGCTCGACCTGCTGCGCAAGCTCGCCGCCGAGCGCGTCGAACTGCCGCTGGAGACCGTCACCGCGGACACCCACCCGCTCGACGACCTGCACCTGTCGTCCATCACGGTCGGCCAGCTGGTCAACGACGTCACCCGGGCACTGGGCCGTCCGGCACTGGAGGGCATGCCGAACTTCGCGACGGTCTGCCTCGGCGAGCTCGCCGAGATGATCGACGAGCTGGCCCAGACCGCCAAGCCGGCCGACACCGGCGGCGGCGAGGTCCCGGGCGCCGGCCCGTGGGTCCGGCCGTTCGCGGTGGAGTACGTCCCGGCCCCGCGGCCCGCCGCCGACCTGACCCCGGGCCTCGGCCAGTCGCGCTGGGAGGTCTTCTCGACGCCCGGCCACCCGCTGGCCGAGCCGCTGCGCGCGGCACTGGCCCGCGCGGGTGCCGGCGACGGCGTGCTGCTCTGCCTGCCCGCGGACTGCGACGCGAGCCACACCGGCCTGTTCCTCGAAGCCGGCCGCGCCGTCATGGCCGCGCCCAACGGCACGCGGTTCGTCGTCGTGCAGCACGGCCTCGGCGCCTCCGGGCTCGCGAAGACCCTCCGGCTGGAGGACCCTTCGGCCCGCACCACGATCGTCGACCTGGCCGACCCCACCCCGGCCGATCCGGCCGCGATCACCGAGGCGGTCCGGCTCGTCGTCGCCGAGGTCGCCGCGACCACGGACTTCGCCGAGGCCCGCTACGGCGCCGACGGCGGCCGCACGGTGCCGCGGCTGGTGGCCGTCGCCCCGGCGCCCGCCGGTCCGGCTCCCGAGTCGCTGGAGGCGGGCGACGTCCTGCTCGTCACCGGTGGCGGCAAGGGCATCACCGCGGAAAGCGCACTGGCGCTGGCCAAGGACTCCGGCGCGAAGCTCGCCCTGCTCGGGCGCAGCGACCCGGCCGACGACACCGAGCTGGCCGAGAACCTCGGCCGGATGACGGCGGCCGGCATCGACTACCGCTACGAGCGCGCCGACGTCACGTCGGCCACCCAGGTGGCCGACGCGATCGCCCGGATGCAGGCCCAGCTGGGCCCGGTGACCGCCGTGCTGCACGGCGCCGGGCGCAACGAGCCCGCCGCCCTGTTCAGCCTCACCGAGGACGCCTTCCGCAAGACCCTCGCGCCGAAGATCGGTGGCCTCAACGCCGTCCTCGACGCGGTGGACAAGAGCAAGCTCAAGCTGCTGGTCACCTTCGGCAGCATCATCGGCCGGGCCGGCCTGCGCGGCGAGGCGCACTACGCCACGGCCAACGACTGGATGACCGAACTGACGCTGCGCTTCGGCCGCGAGTACCCGCAGGCGCGGGCGGTCGCGCTGGAGTGGTCGGTCTGGTCCGGGACCGGCATGGGCGAGAAGCTCGGCGTGGTCAGCGCCCTCAAGCGCGACGGCATCACGCCGATCCCGACCGAGGACGGCATCGCCATCCTCAAGCAGGCGCTGGCCGACCCGGCGGTGCCGCCGGTGCTGGTCGTCTGCGGCCGGACCGGTGGGCTGGCCACGCTGCCGATCCAGCGCAAGGAGCTGCCGCTGACCCGGTTCGTCGACCGCGCGGTCGTGCACTACCCGGGCGTCGAGCTGATCACCGAGGCGGACCTGTCCGCCGGCTCGGACCCGTACCTGGCCGACCACCTGCTCGACGGGCAGCTGCTGTTCCCGGCCGTGCTCGGGATGGAGGCGATGACCCAGGTCGCCGCCGCCACCCTCGACCGGGCCGGTGCGCCGGTGCTGTCGGACGTGGAGTTCCTGCGTCCGATCATCGTCTCGCCGGGCGGGTCCACCACGATCCGGCTGGCCGCCGTCGCCCGCGACGCCGACACCGTCGACGTGGTCCTGCGCAGCGACGAAACCGGGTTCAGCGCCGACCACTTCAAGGCCACGCTGAACTTCGCGCGGCCCGCGGAGATCGGCCCGAAGCAGGCCCGCGGCACGGACGTCCCGTCGGTGCCGGTGGAACCGCTCTCGGAGCTCTACGGCACGGTCCTGTTCCAGGGCAAGCGGTTCCAGCGGGTCATCGGCTACCGGCGGGCGAGCGCCCGGCACGCGGTCGCCGAGATCGCGACGACGGCCGACCACGACTGGTTCGCCCCCTTCCTGCCCCAGCAGCGGCTGCTGGCCGACCCGGGCACGCGGGACGCGATGATGCACGCGATCCAGTGCTGCGTGCCCGACGCGACGCTGCTCCCGCAGGGCATCGAGAAGCTGCACCTGGCCGAACCCGGCGCCCAGCACCCGGAGTACGTGCTGCTGGACGCGAAGGAACGGCTGCAGGACGGCGATTCCTACGTCTACGACCTCGACGTCCGCAACCCCGACGGCGAGCTGGTGGAACGCTGGGAAGGCCTGATGCTGCGTGCGGTCCGCAAGACCGACGGGGCCGGGCCGTGGGTGCCCTCGATGCTGGGCTCCTACCTGGAGCGGGCGTGCGAGCGGTTGCTCGGCGGTACCCGGTCGGTGGTGCTGGAGCCGGACCCGGCCGGCGCCGAAGGCGGCATCGCGGTGCGCCGGGCGCAGACCGCGCTCGCGGCGAGCCGGGCGTTCGACCGGCCGGTCGAGATCCGGTACCGCCCGGACGGCAAGCCGGAGATCGACGGCGGCACGATCACCGCGTCGCACAGCTCCCGGCTGACCCTCGTCGTGGCGGGCACCGGACAGGTGACCTGCGACGTCGAGACGGTGCTCGAACGGACCGAGGAGGACTGGAGCGGGCTGCTCGGCGAGGAACTGCTTTCGGTCGGCCGGCTGCTGGCCGCCGACGCGGGCGAACCGGTCGCCGTGGCGAACACCCGGGTGTGGAGCGCACTGGAATGCGTCCGCAAGACGGGCGCGATGACCGAGTCCCTGACCGTGCGCCGGGTGGAGGCCGACGGCTGGGCGCTGCTGGCCTGCGGGCCGGCCCGGATCGCGACCTGGTCCACGACCGTCAACGACCGGGCCGAGCCGGTGGTCTTCGCGGTGCTGCAGGCAGAGGAGAACTGA
- a CDS encoding TIGR03084 family metal-binding protein produces MTDTTAVIADLTTEAEGVDALVAGLSETEWDTPTPAPGWTVRHQIGHLAFIFRIAGLAAAQPEAFVAMTKSIGGDLDAAVNGALHEYLGGPAEVLLNRWRAERDQGIKALAAVGGTDLVPWLVNPLPPYVLACAGMMEVFAHGQDIADALGVRPVRTDRLAHLVGFAVRVRDFGYQARGLTPPEEEFRFEITTPSGRLLSFGPEDAPERVTGSAEDFCLLVTRRRHPGDLDVRAEGGLARQWLELAQAYRGPAGAGRRPGQFPA; encoded by the coding sequence GTGACTGACACGACGGCCGTGATCGCCGACCTGACGACCGAGGCCGAGGGCGTGGACGCGCTCGTCGCCGGCCTTTCCGAGACCGAGTGGGACACCCCGACCCCGGCGCCCGGCTGGACCGTGCGCCACCAGATCGGGCACCTCGCGTTCATCTTCCGCATCGCGGGCCTCGCCGCGGCGCAGCCCGAGGCCTTCGTCGCGATGACGAAGTCGATCGGCGGCGACCTCGACGCCGCGGTCAACGGCGCGCTGCACGAGTACCTGGGTGGTCCGGCCGAGGTCCTGCTGAACCGCTGGCGCGCCGAGCGCGACCAGGGCATCAAGGCGCTCGCCGCCGTCGGGGGCACCGACCTCGTGCCGTGGCTGGTCAACCCGCTGCCGCCGTACGTGCTCGCCTGCGCGGGCATGATGGAGGTCTTCGCGCACGGCCAGGACATCGCCGACGCGCTCGGCGTCCGCCCGGTGCGCACCGACCGCCTCGCCCACCTCGTGGGCTTCGCCGTGCGCGTGCGCGACTTCGGGTACCAGGCGCGGGGGCTGACCCCGCCCGAGGAGGAGTTCCGCTTCGAGATCACCACGCCGTCCGGGCGCCTGCTGAGCTTCGGGCCGGAGGACGCGCCGGAGCGGGTGACGGGAAGCGCCGAGGACTTCTGCCTGCTGGTCACCCGGCGGCGGCACCCCGGCGACCTCGACGTGCGCGCCGAAGGCGGGCTGGCCCGGCAGTGGCTGGAACTGGCCCAGGCCTACCGCGGCCCGGCGGGCGCGGGACGCCGCCCCGGGCAGTTCCCGGCCTGA
- a CDS encoding GMC family oxidoreductase N-terminal domain-containing protein, producing MNAIDRTDVVIVGSGFGGSIPAYHLAAGGAKVTVLERGPWLAADDFEHDYLLGSSYTRAFDFVVGDGMSVLGGNCVGGGSVVYFAAMPRAPRFVFERHGSIGRRMWPSVISRDTLEPWYDRVDESIPVSKQDWSDVSYAGGLWAAACNHSGRTANPAPVAVDNATCVNCNFMMAGCKFDAKRSMLTNYLPAALAHGAQIRPLHEVQRLERTEDGGYRVHFDLIDEEDYRIHTGSGVIEAKVVIIAAGAGATPVILQRSEAALGEMPHGVGRYFSGNGERLNTAIIDEDRVREVLGLSREDGPVYSANHIGKGPTVANWDKLDGSLPEYERYSLEQLYFPPGLGTILAQVPGGAEPRWFGAEKKEILKQWANWLTIFLMTEDDNEGVFGTPPPTGNAYRISQQMLGRGSLRYDPTENTRRGWALADADCKAIIEKDGLAKVAPWTNDVVGAYTVHPLASCRIGDDPATSALHPNHELRNHPGIFVTDSASVPGALTVNPAMTIAALAERSVPGIVRQLQARGVDVKYGAPAPDGSITGRRAVSKLDLVAGS from the coding sequence ATGAACGCGATCGACAGGACCGACGTCGTCATCGTCGGCAGCGGCTTCGGCGGGTCCATCCCGGCCTACCACCTCGCCGCCGGCGGGGCCAAGGTGACCGTGCTGGAGCGCGGGCCGTGGCTGGCGGCCGACGACTTCGAGCACGACTACCTGCTCGGCTCGTCCTACACCCGCGCGTTCGACTTCGTCGTCGGCGACGGGATGAGCGTGCTGGGCGGCAACTGCGTCGGCGGCGGCAGCGTGGTGTACTTCGCCGCGATGCCGCGGGCGCCGCGGTTCGTCTTCGAGCGGCACGGCAGCATCGGGCGGCGGATGTGGCCTTCGGTCATTTCGCGGGACACGCTGGAGCCGTGGTACGACCGCGTCGACGAGTCGATCCCGGTGTCCAAACAGGACTGGAGTGACGTCTCCTACGCCGGTGGCCTGTGGGCCGCGGCCTGCAACCACTCCGGGCGGACCGCCAACCCGGCGCCGGTCGCCGTCGACAACGCCACCTGCGTCAACTGCAACTTCATGATGGCGGGCTGCAAGTTCGACGCCAAGCGGTCGATGCTGACGAACTACCTGCCCGCCGCGCTGGCCCACGGCGCGCAGATCCGGCCGCTGCACGAGGTCCAGCGGCTCGAGCGGACCGAGGACGGCGGCTACCGCGTCCACTTCGACCTGATCGACGAAGAGGACTACCGGATCCACACCGGCAGCGGCGTGATCGAGGCGAAGGTCGTCATCATCGCCGCCGGCGCCGGCGCGACCCCGGTCATCCTGCAGCGCTCGGAGGCGGCGCTGGGCGAGATGCCGCACGGCGTCGGCCGGTACTTCTCCGGCAACGGCGAGCGGCTCAACACCGCGATCATCGACGAGGACCGCGTCCGCGAGGTGCTCGGGCTGTCCCGTGAGGACGGTCCGGTGTACTCGGCCAACCACATCGGCAAGGGCCCGACCGTGGCGAACTGGGACAAGCTCGACGGCTCGCTGCCGGAGTACGAGCGGTACTCGCTGGAGCAGCTGTACTTCCCGCCGGGCCTGGGCACCATCCTCGCCCAGGTGCCCGGCGGGGCCGAGCCGCGCTGGTTCGGGGCGGAGAAGAAGGAGATCCTCAAGCAGTGGGCCAACTGGCTCACGATCTTCCTGATGACCGAGGACGACAACGAAGGCGTCTTCGGCACGCCGCCGCCGACCGGGAACGCCTACCGGATCTCGCAGCAGATGCTCGGCCGCGGTTCGCTGCGCTACGACCCGACGGAGAACACGCGGCGCGGCTGGGCGCTCGCGGACGCCGACTGCAAGGCCATCATCGAGAAGGACGGCCTGGCGAAGGTGGCGCCGTGGACCAACGACGTCGTCGGGGCGTACACGGTGCACCCGCTGGCGTCCTGCCGGATCGGAGACGACCCGGCGACGTCCGCGCTGCACCCGAACCACGAGCTGCGCAACCACCCGGGCATCTTCGTCACCGACAGCGCGTCGGTGCCGGGCGCGCTGACGGTCAACCCGGCGATGACCATCGCCGCGCTCGCCGAGCGCTCGGTCCCGGGCATCGTCCGGCAGCTGCAGGCCCGCGGCGTCGACGTCAAGTACGGCGCCCCGGCCCCCGACGGCTCGATCACCGGCCGCCGCGCGGTCTCCAAGCTCGATCTGGTCGCCGGCAGCTGA
- a CDS encoding DUF5987 family protein, producing the protein MQPEARPESTAEERVENTTLEAYADTIVPGEKRSPEDRAIAGAAPGPGAVAAGALDLLNFDATGVTAGLPYLAQSLNDHAKSYAGEVELELDHDVPPFVALPYEHRRELVRRLTTPGHPEKDGWVSLALFCNMAFDSAAHLHTADAIRDGHPGLLALGYTPPDADGFWRFPKYGYGRKLAELHPDTTASGSPA; encoded by the coding sequence GTGCAACCCGAGGCCCGACCAGAGAGCACTGCGGAAGAACGCGTCGAGAACACGACCCTCGAGGCCTACGCGGACACGATCGTCCCCGGTGAGAAGCGGTCGCCGGAGGACCGGGCGATCGCCGGGGCCGCGCCCGGCCCGGGTGCGGTGGCGGCGGGTGCGCTGGACCTGCTGAACTTCGACGCGACCGGCGTCACGGCCGGCCTGCCCTACCTCGCGCAGTCGCTCAACGACCACGCGAAGTCCTACGCGGGCGAGGTGGAGCTGGAGCTCGACCACGACGTCCCGCCGTTCGTCGCGCTGCCGTACGAGCACCGCCGCGAGCTGGTGCGCCGGCTGACCACGCCGGGTCACCCGGAGAAGGACGGCTGGGTCAGCCTGGCGCTGTTCTGCAACATGGCCTTCGACAGCGCCGCGCATCTGCACACCGCCGACGCCATCCGCGACGGCCACCCCGGCCTGCTGGCCCTGGGGTACACGCCTCCGGACGCGGACGGGTTCTGGCGGTTCCCGAAGTACGGCTACGGCCGCAAGCTGGCCGAACTCCACCCCGACACGACTGCCTCCGGGAGCCCGGCATGA
- a CDS encoding cytochrome P450, translating to MTGPQHHARAARTAPPGPPRRATLRLLKQLFTDRLALMGDNAEAYGDVVRIAIGPKAMYLVNHPDLAKHVLADNAANYHKGIGLQEARRALGDGLLTSDGETWKQQRRTIQPVFQPKRISRQAAVVAAQVAGLIDRLAAHDGPVEILHEMTGLTLGVLGRTLLDAELGGYETLGHSFEAVQDQAMFEAVTLSAVPQWVPLKKQLEFRTARDDLRRIADELVEQRLANPVENGEDVLSRLIASGSQDGASRERMRDELITLLLAGHETTASTLGWAFHLIDEHPEVGARLHAEAADVLGDRLPEYEDLRRLTYTVAVVEEVMRLYPPVWLLPRIAQADDEIGGYHVPAGSDVVVVPYTLHRHPGFWTDPERFDPGRFTAAERPPRYAYLPFGAGPRFCIGNSLGVMEAVFVLAMAARDLELRKVPGKVVEPEAMLSLRVRGGLPMTVHRRHRVSRSEAA from the coding sequence ATGACCGGTCCCCAGCACCACGCCCGGGCGGCGCGCACCGCGCCGCCCGGGCCGCCGCGCCGGGCGACCCTCCGGTTGCTGAAGCAGCTCTTCACCGACCGGCTCGCGCTCATGGGCGACAACGCCGAGGCCTACGGCGACGTCGTCCGCATCGCCATCGGCCCGAAGGCGATGTACCTGGTGAACCACCCGGACCTCGCGAAGCACGTCCTCGCCGACAACGCCGCGAACTACCACAAGGGCATCGGCCTGCAGGAGGCCCGCCGTGCCCTCGGCGACGGCCTGCTCACCAGCGACGGCGAAACCTGGAAGCAGCAGCGGCGGACCATCCAGCCGGTGTTCCAGCCCAAGCGGATCTCGCGGCAGGCCGCGGTCGTCGCGGCCCAGGTGGCCGGGCTGATCGACCGGCTCGCCGCGCACGACGGGCCGGTCGAAATCCTGCACGAGATGACCGGGCTGACCCTCGGCGTGCTCGGCCGGACGCTGCTCGACGCCGAGCTCGGCGGCTACGAAACCCTCGGCCACTCGTTCGAGGCCGTGCAGGACCAGGCCATGTTCGAGGCGGTCACGCTCAGCGCGGTCCCGCAGTGGGTGCCGCTGAAGAAGCAGCTGGAGTTCCGCACCGCGCGCGACGACCTGCGCCGGATCGCCGACGAGCTGGTCGAGCAGCGGCTGGCGAACCCGGTGGAGAACGGCGAGGACGTGCTGTCGCGGCTGATCGCCTCGGGCTCGCAAGACGGCGCTTCCCGCGAGCGCATGCGCGACGAGCTGATCACCCTGCTGCTGGCCGGGCACGAGACGACGGCGAGCACGCTCGGCTGGGCGTTCCACCTGATCGACGAGCACCCCGAGGTCGGCGCGCGGCTGCACGCCGAGGCCGCCGACGTGCTCGGCGACCGGCTGCCGGAGTACGAGGACCTGCGGCGGCTGACCTACACCGTCGCGGTCGTCGAGGAGGTCATGCGGCTCTACCCGCCGGTGTGGCTGCTGCCGCGGATCGCCCAGGCCGACGACGAGATCGGCGGGTACCACGTGCCTGCCGGGTCCGACGTCGTCGTCGTGCCCTACACACTGCACCGGCACCCGGGGTTCTGGACCGACCCGGAGCGCTTCGACCCGGGTCGGTTCACCGCCGCGGAGCGGCCGCCGCGCTACGCCTACCTGCCCTTCGGGGCCGGGCCGAGGTTCTGCATCGGCAACAGCCTCGGCGTGATGGAGGCGGTGTTCGTGCTCGCGATGGCCGCGCGCGACCTCGAACTGCGCAAGGTGCCGGGCAAGGTCGTCGAGCCCGAAGCGATGCTCTCGCTGCGGGTGCGCGGCGGGCTGCCGATGACCGTGCACCGCCGGCACCGAGTGTCGCGGTCCGAAGCAGCCTGA